One genomic segment of Bacteroides caccae includes these proteins:
- a CDS encoding S46 family peptidase codes for MRKQILFAIFSLATLIIHADEGMWMLPDLKTQNEIAMRELGLEIPIEEVYNANGLSLKDAVVHFGGGCTGEVISSEGLVLTNHHCGYGAIQQHSNVEHDYLTEGFWAMNRDAELPTPGLKVTFIDRILDVTDYVNEQLKKDKDPEGTNYLSPTYLNKVAERFAKAENIEITPTTKLELKAFYGGNKYYLFVKTVYSDIRMVGAPPSSIGKFGADTDNWMWPRHTGDFSLFRIYADKNGKPAEYSKDNVPLHVKKHLTISLAGVQEGDFTFVMGFPGRNWRYMISDEVEERMQTTNFMRQHVRGARQKVLMEQMLKDPAVRIHYASKYASSANYWKNAIGMNEGLVRLKVLDTKRAQQEELLARGREKGDNSYQKAFDEIRSIVAHRRDALYHQQAINEALVTALDFMRIPSTTALATALKSKDKEKIKEAAQNLKQEGEKYFASVPFPEVERMVAKEMLKTYANYIPAEQRINIFEIIDSRFKGNIDAFVDACFDNSIFGNQKNFEKFIKKPSLYKIGYDWMILFKYSITDGILKTAIAMKEANENYDAAYKVWVKGMMNMRQEKGIPIYPDANSTLRLTYGQVLPYEPADGVVYDAHTTLKGVMEKEDPGNWEFVVPQKLKELYNSKDYGQYGKNGEMPVCFIVNTDNTGGNSGSPVFNSKGQLIGTAFDRNFEGLTGDIAFRPSSQRAACVDIRYTLFIIDKFAGASHIIDELTICEQ; via the coding sequence ATGAGAAAACAAATCCTATTTGCTATTTTTTCTCTGGCAACTCTTATCATCCACGCCGACGAAGGTATGTGGATGCTACCTGATCTGAAAACTCAGAATGAGATTGCCATGCGAGAACTAGGTCTTGAGATTCCCATTGAAGAAGTATACAATGCGAACGGGCTTTCTCTGAAAGACGCTGTCGTACACTTCGGAGGAGGATGTACGGGAGAAGTAATCTCTTCCGAAGGGCTGGTGCTGACTAATCATCATTGCGGTTATGGAGCTATCCAGCAACACAGTAATGTAGAGCATGACTATCTGACAGAAGGTTTTTGGGCAATGAACCGCGACGCAGAACTTCCTACACCAGGACTCAAGGTTACTTTTATCGACCGTATTCTTGATGTAACCGACTACGTCAACGAACAACTAAAGAAAGACAAAGACCCGGAAGGAACTAATTATCTGTCTCCGACTTACCTCAACAAAGTAGCAGAACGTTTTGCAAAAGCAGAAAACATTGAAATAACTCCTACTACCAAGTTGGAACTCAAAGCCTTTTATGGAGGAAATAAATATTATCTGTTTGTAAAAACCGTGTATAGCGACATTCGCATGGTAGGTGCCCCTCCTTCTTCTATTGGAAAATTTGGAGCGGATACTGACAACTGGATGTGGCCGCGTCACACCGGCGACTTTTCCCTTTTCCGTATCTATGCGGATAAGAACGGAAAACCGGCAGAGTATTCCAAAGACAATGTTCCTTTGCACGTAAAGAAACACTTGACCATTAGCCTTGCCGGAGTACAGGAAGGTGATTTCACTTTTGTCATGGGATTTCCCGGACGTAACTGGCGGTACATGATTTCCGACGAAGTAGAAGAACGGATGCAGACAACTAACTTTATGCGTCAGCACGTACGTGGTGCCCGTCAGAAAGTTCTTATGGAACAAATGCTTAAAGATCCTGCTGTGCGTATTCATTACGCCAGCAAATATGCATCATCAGCCAACTATTGGAAGAATGCTATTGGCATGAACGAAGGGCTGGTGCGTCTTAAAGTATTGGATACCAAACGTGCGCAGCAAGAAGAACTATTGGCCCGCGGCCGTGAAAAAGGAGATAACTCTTATCAGAAAGCTTTTGACGAGATTCGCTCTATTGTAGCTCACCGACGTGACGCATTATATCACCAACAGGCTATCAACGAAGCACTTGTCACAGCGCTCGACTTTATGCGCATCCCCTCTACAACAGCACTGGCCACCGCACTAAAATCAAAAGATAAAGAGAAAATAAAAGAAGCTGCCCAAAACTTGAAACAGGAAGGTGAAAAATATTTTGCTTCTGTTCCTTTCCCGGAAGTAGAACGAATGGTAGCTAAAGAAATGCTCAAAACTTATGCTAACTATATTCCGGCAGAACAAAGAATCAATATATTCGAAATCATTGACTCCCGCTTCAAAGGCAACATAGATGCATTTGTAGATGCGTGCTTTGATAACTCAATTTTCGGTAATCAAAAGAATTTTGAGAAGTTCATCAAAAAGCCTAGTTTATATAAAATCGGATATGACTGGATGATCCTATTCAAATATTCAATTACCGACGGCATTCTGAAAACTGCCATTGCCATGAAAGAAGCCAATGAGAATTATGATGCCGCTTATAAAGTATGGGTAAAAGGCATGATGAATATGAGACAAGAAAAGGGAATACCTATTTATCCGGACGCGAACTCAACCTTACGACTGACTTACGGACAAGTGCTTCCTTATGAACCTGCAGACGGTGTAGTGTATGATGCTCATACCACTCTCAAAGGAGTTATGGAAAAAGAGGATCCGGGTAACTGGGAATTTGTAGTACCGCAAAAGTTGAAAGAGTTGTATAACTCTAAAGACTATGGACAGTACGGCAAAAACGGTGAGATGCCGGTCTGCTTTATTGTAAACACCGACAACACAGGAGGTAACTCCGGTAGTCCGGTTTTCAACAGTAAAGGCCAGTTGATAGGAACTGCTTTTGACCGTAACTTTGAAGGACTGACAGGTGATATCGCTTTCCGACCTTCATCACAGCGCGCTGCCTGCGTTGATATTCGTTATACTCTGTTTATCATAGATAAATTTGCGGGAGCATCCCATATCATTGATGAACTGACTATCTGTGAACAATAG
- a CDS encoding S46 family peptidase, whose product MNRLRLYLLALTALIVCSAKADEGMWLLQLMQQQHSIDMMKKQGLKLEAQDLYNPNGVSLKDAVGIFGGGCTGEIISPEGLILTNHHCGYASIQQHSSVEHDYLTDGFWATSRDKELPTPGLKFTFIERIEDITDIVNAKIAAKEITESESFSSAFLQKLANELYNKSDLKDKKGIVPQALPFYAGNKFYLFYKKIYPDVRMVAAPPSSIGKFGGETDNWMWPRHTGDFSMFRIYADANGEPAEYSANNTPLKTKKHLSISLKGLKEGDYAMIMGFPGSTSRYLTVSEVKERMESENDPRIRIRGARLAVLKEVMNASDKIRIQYANKYAGSSNYWKNSIGMNRAIIDNDVLGTKAAQEAKFAEFAKEKNNADYATVVKKIDDLVAKTAPLNYQFTCLRETFFGAIEFGSVMLAKTREALIEKNDSLIKVRIEALKDTYESIHNKDYDHEVDRKVAKVLFPLYAEMIPADQRLSIYKVIEQKYKGNYDKFVDDMYDNSIFSNRENFEKFVKKPSVKAIDNDLALQYCQSKYDQFEKIVSQLEDMDKELTLLHKTYIRGLGEMKQPVPSYPDANFTIRLTYGNVKPYDPKDGVHYNYYTTTKGILEKENPEDREFVVPAKLKELIEKKDYGRYALPNGDMPVCFLSTNDITGGNSGSPVLNENGELIGCAFDGNWESLSGDINFDNNLQRCINLDIRYVLFILEKLGNCGHLINEMTIVE is encoded by the coding sequence ATGAACAGACTAAGACTTTATTTATTAGCGCTGACAGCGCTCATCGTGTGCTCCGCTAAAGCGGATGAAGGTATGTGGTTATTGCAATTAATGCAACAGCAACATTCCATAGATATGATGAAAAAACAAGGATTGAAACTGGAAGCCCAGGACTTATATAACCCGAACGGCGTCTCTTTGAAAGATGCAGTCGGTATCTTCGGAGGAGGATGTACGGGGGAAATTATCTCACCTGAAGGTTTAATTCTGACAAATCATCACTGTGGTTATGCTTCCATCCAGCAGCACAGTAGCGTAGAACATGACTACCTGACAGACGGTTTCTGGGCTACATCCAGAGACAAGGAGCTTCCGACTCCGGGATTGAAGTTCACATTTATCGAACGTATCGAAGATATCACGGATATTGTCAATGCAAAGATTGCCGCTAAAGAAATTACCGAATCTGAATCTTTCAGTAGTGCTTTTCTTCAGAAACTGGCCAACGAGCTTTACAATAAAAGCGATCTGAAAGATAAAAAAGGAATCGTTCCACAAGCACTTCCATTTTATGCCGGAAACAAATTCTATCTATTTTATAAGAAAATATATCCGGATGTACGTATGGTTGCCGCTCCCCCCTCCTCTATCGGTAAGTTCGGTGGCGAAACGGATAACTGGATGTGGCCCCGTCACACCGGTGATTTCTCCATGTTCCGTATTTATGCGGATGCTAACGGAGAACCGGCAGAATACAGCGCAAACAATACTCCTTTGAAAACAAAAAAACATTTGTCTATCTCGCTCAAAGGTTTGAAAGAAGGAGATTATGCAATGATTATGGGATTCCCCGGAAGTACAAGCCGTTATCTGACCGTATCGGAAGTAAAAGAACGCATGGAATCGGAAAACGACCCGCGTATCCGTATCCGCGGTGCCCGTCTGGCTGTATTGAAGGAAGTGATGAATGCAAGTGATAAAATCCGCATCCAGTATGCAAACAAATATGCCGGTTCCAGTAACTACTGGAAAAATTCTATCGGAATGAACAGGGCAATCATCGACAACGATGTATTGGGTACGAAAGCTGCGCAAGAAGCTAAATTTGCAGAATTTGCAAAGGAAAAGAATAATGCTGATTATGCAACGGTAGTGAAAAAAATAGATGATCTGGTAGCTAAGACAGCACCTCTCAACTATCAGTTCACCTGTCTGAGAGAAACGTTCTTCGGAGCAATCGAATTTGGAAGTGTCATGCTGGCTAAGACACGTGAAGCATTGATAGAGAAGAATGATTCTCTGATAAAAGTACGTATCGAAGCGCTGAAAGATACGTATGAAAGTATTCACAATAAGGACTATGACCATGAGGTAGACCGTAAAGTAGCTAAAGTTTTATTTCCCCTTTATGCAGAAATGATTCCGGCAGACCAGCGTCTGTCTATCTACAAAGTCATTGAGCAGAAATATAAAGGTAACTATGACAAGTTTGTCGATGATATGTATGACAACTCTATTTTCTCTAACCGTGAGAACTTTGAGAAGTTTGTCAAGAAACCGTCTGTAAAGGCTATCGATAATGATTTGGCTTTGCAATACTGTCAGTCTAAATATGACCAATTTGAGAAAATTGTTTCTCAATTAGAAGATATGGATAAAGAGTTGACTTTACTTCACAAGACCTATATCCGTGGTCTTGGCGAAATGAAACAGCCAGTTCCTTCTTATCCGGATGCCAACTTTACCATTCGTCTGACATACGGTAACGTGAAACCTTACGATCCGAAAGACGGAGTACACTACAACTACTATACGACAACTAAAGGTATTCTTGAAAAAGAAAATCCGGAAGACCGCGAATTTGTAGTACCCGCCAAACTGAAAGAGTTGATCGAGAAGAAAGATTATGGTCGCTATGCATTACCCAACGGTGATATGCCTGTCTGCTTCCTATCTACAAACGATATTACCGGAGGTAACTCCGGAAGCCCAGTATTGAATGAGAATGGGGAACTGATCGGTTGTGCCTTTGACGGCAACTGGGAATCATTGAGTGGCGATATCAACTTTGACAATAACCTGCAACGTTGTATCAACCTGGATATCCGTTATGTATTGTTCATCCTTGAAAAACTAGGAAACTGCGGACACCTGATTAATGAAATGACAATCGTAGAATAA
- a CDS encoding anaerobic sulfatase-maturation protein encodes MKTSTYAPFAKPLYVMVKPVGAVCNLACDYCYYLEKANLYKDNPKHVMSDELLEKFIDEYINSQTMPQVLFTWHGGETLMRPLSFYKKAMELQKKYARGRTIDNCIQTNGTMLTDEWCEFFRENNWLVGVSIDGPQEFHDEYRKNKMGKPSFVKVMQGINLLKKHGVEWNAMAVINDFNADYPLDFYHFFKEIDCKYIQFAPIVERILEHQDGRHLASLAENQKGELADFSITPEQWGKFLCTLFDEWVKEDVGKYYIQIFDSTLANWVGEQPGICTMAKTCGHAGVMEFNGDVYSCDHFVFPEYKLGNIYSQTLVEMMHSERQHKFGNMKYQSLPTQCKECDFLFACNGECPKNRFSQTADGEPGLNYLCKGYYQFFQHVAPYMDYMKNELMNQRPPANIMEALKNGELEIED; translated from the coding sequence ATGAAAACATCAACTTATGCTCCTTTTGCCAAACCGCTTTACGTTATGGTAAAGCCAGTAGGTGCCGTATGTAACCTTGCATGCGATTATTGCTACTATCTGGAAAAAGCGAATCTATACAAAGACAACCCGAAACACGTAATGAGCGATGAACTTTTGGAAAAATTCATCGACGAGTACATCAACTCTCAGACCATGCCACAGGTACTTTTCACCTGGCACGGAGGAGAAACACTTATGCGCCCGCTCTCCTTCTACAAAAAGGCTATGGAACTGCAAAAGAAATACGCCCGCGGACGAACGATCGATAACTGCATCCAAACCAACGGAACCATGCTGACCGATGAATGGTGCGAGTTCTTCCGAGAAAATAACTGGCTGGTAGGCGTTTCGATTGATGGACCTCAAGAATTTCACGATGAATATCGTAAAAATAAAATGGGGAAGCCCTCCTTCGTCAAAGTGATGCAAGGGATTAATCTTCTGAAAAAACATGGTGTAGAATGGAATGCAATGGCGGTTATTAATGACTTCAATGCTGACTATCCACTGGATTTTTATCATTTCTTCAAGGAGATAGACTGCAAATATATCCAATTTGCACCTATCGTTGAACGTATCCTTGAACATCAGGACGGCCGCCACCTCGCTTCTCTTGCAGAAAACCAAAAAGGTGAACTGGCAGATTTCTCTATCACCCCCGAACAATGGGGTAAATTTCTCTGTACCCTTTTCGATGAATGGGTGAAAGAAGATGTAGGCAAATACTACATACAGATATTCGACTCCACCTTAGCAAACTGGGTAGGTGAACAACCTGGCATTTGTACAATGGCGAAGACCTGCGGACACGCTGGTGTTATGGAATTCAACGGGGATGTTTATTCTTGCGACCACTTTGTATTCCCTGAATATAAACTGGGAAACATATACAGCCAGACACTTGTAGAAATGATGCATAGCGAACGTCAACACAAGTTCGGAAACATGAAATATCAATCTCTACCCACCCAATGTAAAGAATGTGATTTCCTTTTTGCCTGCAACGGAGAATGTCCCAAGAACCGTTTCAGCCAGACAGCCGACGGCGAACCCGGGTTGAATTACTTATGTAAAGGATACTATCAGTTCTTCCAACATGTAGCTCCCTACATGGACTACATGAAAAACGAACTGATGAACCAACGTCCGCCCGCCAATATTATGGAAGCATTGAAAAACGGAGAATTGGAAATTGAAGACTAA
- a CDS encoding DUF4369 domain-containing protein — translation MNKILPFLLLLPFLASCTSKYRIEGTSSVNSLDGKMLYLKTMRDGEWVKLDSAEVVHGLFSMKGKVDSVQMVTLYMDDESIMPIVLESGKIKVTISNTDLKAAGTSLNAALYDFIDKRNALEESIGELEQKETRMVMEGNDLEEIHAQLMVEGDSLMTAMNQYVKTFISDNYENVLGPSVFMMLCSSLPYPIMTPQIDDIIKDAPYSFKSNKLVREFLSKAKENMKLIEEHQRLEQNTSTNK, via the coding sequence GTGAATAAAATTTTGCCTTTTTTACTTCTGCTTCCGTTTCTGGCTTCGTGTACTAGTAAGTATAGGATAGAAGGAACATCTTCAGTAAACAGTCTGGATGGAAAAATGCTGTATCTAAAGACCATGCGTGACGGGGAATGGGTGAAGCTGGACTCTGCTGAGGTAGTGCATGGACTGTTCTCTATGAAAGGAAAAGTAGACTCCGTACAAATGGTGACGCTTTATATGGATGATGAGAGTATCATGCCGATTGTATTGGAAAGCGGTAAGATTAAAGTTACCATTAGCAATACGGATTTAAAAGCAGCAGGAACTTCCTTGAATGCAGCACTGTATGACTTCATTGACAAAAGAAATGCATTGGAAGAAAGTATTGGGGAGCTGGAACAAAAGGAAACTCGTATGGTAATGGAAGGGAATGATTTGGAAGAAATTCATGCACAGCTGATGGTGGAAGGTGATTCGCTGATGACGGCAATGAACCAGTATGTGAAGACGTTCATTTCAGATAATTATGAGAATGTGTTGGGACCTAGCGTATTTATGATGCTTTGTAGTTCTTTGCCATATCCTATTATGACACCTCAGATTGATGATATCATCAAAGATGCTCCTTATTCTTTTAAGAGTAATAAACTTGTGAGAGAGTTTTTGTCTAAAGCAAAAGAAAATATGAAGTTGATAGAAGAACATCAACGGTTGGAGCAAAATACATCAACGAATAAATAA
- a CDS encoding lysophospholipid acyltransferase family protein, producing the protein MKILYYIYQICIALPILLVLTILTAIVTIVGSLVGGAHFWGYYPGKIWSQLICLFLLIPVKIRGREKLHGKTSYIFVPNHQGSFDIFLIYGFIGRNFKWMMKKSLRKLPFVGKACESAGHIFVDRSGPKKVLETIQQAKASLKDGVSLVVFPEGARTFTGHMGYFKKGAFQLADDLQLAVVPVTIDGSFEILPRTGKWIHRHRMILTIHDPIPPKGKGMENIKATMAEAYTAVESALPEKYKGMVKNEDQDR; encoded by the coding sequence ATGAAGATACTGTATTATATTTATCAAATTTGTATTGCTTTGCCTATTTTATTGGTATTGACTATCCTCACGGCAATCGTCACTATCGTAGGTTCTCTCGTGGGAGGAGCTCACTTTTGGGGATATTATCCAGGAAAAATATGGTCACAATTAATTTGTCTTTTTCTATTAATTCCTGTAAAGATTCGTGGACGTGAAAAGTTACACGGCAAGACATCCTATATTTTCGTACCTAATCATCAGGGTTCATTCGATATATTCCTTATTTACGGTTTCATCGGAAGAAACTTCAAGTGGATGATGAAAAAAAGTCTGCGTAAACTACCGTTTGTAGGAAAAGCCTGTGAAAGCGCGGGACATATCTTCGTAGACCGTTCGGGACCGAAAAAAGTGTTGGAGACCATTCAACAGGCTAAAGCCTCGTTGAAAGACGGTGTTTCTCTGGTTGTTTTCCCCGAAGGAGCACGTACTTTCACAGGACACATGGGATATTTCAAGAAGGGAGCTTTTCAGTTAGCGGATGATTTACAACTAGCTGTTGTACCTGTCACCATTGACGGTTCGTTTGAAATCCTGCCACGTACCGGAAAATGGATACACCGCCATCGCATGATCCTGACAATTCACGATCCTATTCCTCCCAAAGGAAAAGGAATGGAGAATATCAAAGCTACTATGGCCGAAGCCTATACTGCCGTAGAGAGTGCACTTCCGGAGAAATATAAAGGAATGGTAAAAAACGAAGACCAAGACCGATAA
- a CDS encoding exonuclease SbcCD subunit D, whose amino-acid sequence MIRILHTADWHLGQTFFGYDRAGEHEVFLNWLAGEIREREIDALIIAGDVFDVSNPSAASQSLYYHFIYRVTAENPTLQIVIVAGNHDSAARLEAPLPLLQAMRTEVRGVVRKSDDGEIDYDHLTVELKNRDGEVELLCMAVPFLRQGDYPTVPTEGNPYAEGVRELYTQLLQRLWKRRKENQSILAIGHLQAIGSEIAEKDYSERTVIGGLECVSPDAFSEQIAYTALGHIHKAQRVSGRENVRYAGSPIPMSFAEKHYHHGVVEVTFDGGCAVDIMRVECPRLIPLMSVPNGEPASPEIVLEILKELPVTEGAEPYLEVKVLLDEPEPMLRQEVEEALADKNYRLARIVSTYRNETGNAEKENENWKRGLQEMSPLQIAQSAFEKIYQVEMPEELTDLFQEAYLAATRKEEEE is encoded by the coding sequence ATGATACGTATATTACATACTGCCGACTGGCATTTGGGGCAAACTTTCTTCGGGTATGACCGTGCCGGTGAACATGAAGTCTTTTTGAACTGGCTGGCCGGAGAAATTCGTGAAAGGGAGATTGATGCACTGATTATAGCCGGAGACGTTTTTGATGTTTCCAATCCTTCTGCTGCGTCTCAAAGCCTGTATTATCATTTTATTTATCGAGTGACGGCGGAGAATCCCACTCTTCAGATTGTGATTGTTGCCGGCAATCATGATTCTGCGGCGCGGTTGGAAGCTCCTTTACCCTTGCTGCAAGCGATGCGGACGGAGGTTCGGGGGGTAGTACGCAAGTCGGACGATGGGGAAATTGATTACGATCATTTGACGGTTGAGTTAAAGAACCGTGACGGGGAGGTGGAATTGCTTTGTATGGCAGTTCCTTTTTTGCGGCAGGGAGATTATCCGACAGTCCCGACAGAAGGTAATCCGTATGCGGAGGGAGTCCGGGAGCTTTATACGCAGCTTTTGCAAAGGCTATGGAAGCGACGGAAAGAGAATCAATCTATACTTGCTATCGGCCATTTACAGGCTATCGGTTCGGAGATTGCGGAGAAAGATTATAGCGAACGTACAGTGATTGGTGGTTTGGAATGTGTGTCACCTGATGCATTTTCCGAACAAATTGCTTATACGGCTCTTGGTCATATTCATAAGGCGCAACGCGTATCCGGCAGGGAGAATGTGAGATATGCCGGAAGTCCCATTCCGATGTCTTTTGCAGAGAAGCATTATCATCACGGGGTCGTGGAAGTGACTTTCGACGGAGGGTGTGCGGTAGATATAATGCGGGTGGAATGCCCGAGGTTAATACCTTTGATGAGCGTGCCGAATGGAGAACCTGCGTCTCCGGAAATTGTGTTGGAAATCTTGAAAGAGTTGCCGGTAACGGAAGGAGCAGAACCTTATCTGGAGGTAAAAGTGTTGTTGGATGAACCGGAGCCAATGCTCCGGCAGGAAGTTGAGGAAGCATTGGCTGATAAAAATTATCGGTTGGCGCGTATTGTCTCTACTTATCGTAATGAAACGGGAAATGCAGAGAAGGAAAATGAGAATTGGAAAAGAGGATTACAGGAAATGTCTCCGTTGCAGATCGCTCAATCTGCATTTGAAAAGATTTATCAGGTGGAAATGCCTGAGGAGTTGACGGACTTGTTTCAGGAAGCCTACCTGGCTGCTACACGTAAAGAGGAGGAAGAATGA